One Glutamicibacter mishrai genomic window carries:
- a CDS encoding TrmH family RNA methyltransferase → MNQETHEPVNDPSEQHVIGVGPWEGELPADEKYDPELLANGDRRNVADKYRYWTMDAIIEDLDERRHDFHIAIENWQHDMNIGTVVRSANAFLAKEVHIIGRRRWNRRGAMVTDRYQHVRHHPTVEDFVTWAEAEGLTILGIDIFPDSVPLETYDLPKNCVLVFGQEGPGLSPEVHAAAKDTLSIEQFGSTRSINAASAAGIAMHAWVRRHVFGQRVG, encoded by the coding sequence GTGAATCAAGAAACGCATGAGCCAGTGAACGACCCCAGCGAGCAGCACGTCATCGGAGTGGGCCCCTGGGAAGGGGAACTGCCTGCCGATGAAAAGTATGACCCGGAGCTGCTGGCCAACGGCGACCGGCGCAATGTCGCCGACAAATATCGTTACTGGACGATGGACGCCATCATCGAGGATCTCGATGAGCGCCGCCACGATTTCCACATTGCCATTGAAAATTGGCAGCATGACATGAATATCGGGACCGTGGTGCGCAGCGCCAACGCATTCTTGGCCAAGGAAGTCCACATTATTGGCCGCCGCCGCTGGAACCGTCGAGGTGCGATGGTGACAGATCGTTACCAACACGTGCGCCACCATCCGACCGTGGAGGATTTTGTTACCTGGGCTGAAGCCGAGGGGCTCACGATCCTGGGAATCGATATCTTCCCGGATTCCGTGCCGCTGGAAACCTACGACCTTCCGAAGAATTGCGTATTGGTGTTTGGCCAAGAAGGACCCGGTTTAAGCCCTGAAGTCCATGCTGCAGCTAAGGACACCTTGTCAATTGAACAATTCGGATCAACCCGGTCCATTAATGCCGCTTCCGCGGCTGGAATTGCCATGCATGCGTGGGTCCGCAGGCATGTTTTCGGGCAACGAGTTGGCTAA
- a CDS encoding HAD-IIA family hydrolase translates to MDGVLVHENQAVKGAAELLGYWRENNLRFLVLTNNSIYTPRDLRARLLASGLDVPEENIWTSAMATAEFLARQRPGGRTFVIGEAGLTTALHDAGFIMTDQNPDYVVLGETRTYSFEAITKAIRLIEGGAKFIATNPDATGPSAEGLLPATGAIAALISRATNREPYVVGKPNPMMFRSALNRIDAHSETTAMIGDRMDTDIVAGMEAGLLTALVFTGITARDDMDTFPFRPDLQYPSVANLHAELAKGAQPAEAPAAKK, encoded by the coding sequence ATGGACGGCGTTCTTGTCCATGAAAATCAGGCCGTAAAAGGTGCCGCAGAGCTATTGGGGTACTGGCGTGAAAACAATCTGCGTTTCCTCGTCTTGACCAACAACTCCATTTACACCCCGCGCGACCTCCGCGCCCGCCTGCTGGCTTCGGGATTGGACGTTCCAGAGGAGAACATCTGGACTTCGGCCATGGCTACCGCTGAGTTCCTGGCCCGCCAACGTCCAGGCGGCCGCACCTTCGTGATCGGCGAAGCCGGACTGACCACCGCCTTGCACGACGCCGGATTCATCATGACCGACCAGAATCCTGATTATGTGGTCCTGGGCGAGACCCGCACCTACTCCTTCGAGGCGATCACCAAGGCGATCCGCCTCATCGAGGGCGGCGCCAAGTTCATCGCCACCAACCCAGATGCCACCGGCCCATCGGCCGAAGGCCTGCTGCCGGCAACCGGTGCCATCGCAGCGTTGATCTCGCGCGCCACCAACCGCGAACCATATGTCGTGGGCAAGCCAAACCCGATGATGTTCCGTTCCGCGTTGAACCGCATCGACGCCCACTCGGAAACCACGGCGATGATCGGCGACCGCATGGACACCGACATCGTGGCAGGCATGGAAGCAGGCTTGCTGACCGCTTTGGTCTTCACCGGCATCACCGCCCGTGATGACATGGACACCTTCCCGTTCCGTCCGGACCTGCAGTACCCATCGGTAGCGAACCTGCATGCAGAACTGGCCAAGGGCGCGCAGCCGGCCGAGGCTCCCGCAGCCAAGAAGTAA
- a CDS encoding M23 family metallopeptidase, translating into MKRRHQVNHDLLLPGLPRRKNPVVIWSTSIVAALGLTGALAIPIVAQPADSRQGDVEVSMDAVADYSLTDGPIFVSADAPLNAFGASGKDLAIDGRPLGMIEGAAETSESSSSEEESTALLAGTVGELGKLPGDLQLMHPVKTRRISSPYGWRANPTGAGNQIHIGQDYPISCGSPVYASEDGTVSVSAWAGHSGMRVTIDHGSNVQTGYSHNSKLIAKVGQSVKQGELIALAGTTGNSTGCHVHFEVIIDGRWHDPRNYLPLIPGQRQAMIDSQRLTVNANTAPKGNGSQNSGQSNNAPDPDIIVPEDDETPYIPAPKPRPTPTKSTKPTPSQSESESPTGTKSPSDSTSPSESESESPTNSQPPTVKPSPTKLPSETSSPEDPSTPPPSNVDDSDSQAPASPPPATPEDTSSKEPSTTKTGSVQSPSTSSSSFLGLTLDPTEGASLSASITE; encoded by the coding sequence GTGAAACGACGTCATCAAGTGAACCACGACTTATTGCTGCCCGGATTGCCTCGACGCAAGAACCCCGTGGTTATCTGGTCGACCTCCATCGTTGCCGCACTGGGGTTAACCGGTGCGTTGGCAATTCCTATCGTGGCGCAGCCAGCTGATTCGCGTCAGGGCGATGTTGAGGTGTCCATGGATGCCGTCGCGGATTACTCCCTTACTGATGGACCGATTTTTGTTAGCGCAGATGCTCCACTGAACGCCTTCGGCGCTTCCGGCAAAGACCTGGCCATTGACGGTCGTCCGCTGGGCATGATCGAGGGCGCCGCAGAGACTTCCGAATCAAGCAGCAGCGAAGAAGAATCCACTGCGCTGCTGGCTGGCACCGTTGGCGAGCTCGGCAAGCTTCCTGGTGATCTCCAGCTGATGCACCCGGTGAAGACCCGTCGCATTTCCAGCCCATATGGATGGCGCGCGAATCCGACCGGTGCAGGCAACCAGATCCACATCGGCCAGGACTACCCGATTTCTTGTGGCTCCCCGGTCTATGCGTCCGAGGATGGCACCGTTTCGGTTTCTGCATGGGCTGGCCACTCGGGCATGCGCGTGACCATTGATCACGGCTCCAATGTCCAAACCGGTTATAGCCACAACTCAAAGCTCATCGCGAAGGTTGGCCAAAGCGTCAAGCAGGGCGAGCTGATTGCCTTGGCTGGCACCACCGGCAACTCCACCGGCTGCCACGTGCACTTCGAGGTCATCATCGATGGCCGTTGGCACGACCCTCGCAATTACCTGCCGCTGATCCCAGGCCAGCGTCAGGCAATGATCGATTCGCAGCGTCTGACCGTGAACGCGAATACCGCGCCTAAGGGCAATGGTTCGCAGAACTCGGGCCAGTCCAATAATGCGCCTGATCCGGACATCATCGTTCCCGAGGACGACGAAACCCCATACATTCCTGCTCCGAAGCCGCGTCCTACGCCTACGAAGTCGACCAAGCCGACTCCAAGCCAGAGCGAGAGCGAAAGCCCAACCGGCACGAAGAGCCCAAGCGATTCGACCTCGCCATCCGAGAGCGAGTCCGAATCGCCGACGAACAGCCAGCCGCCGACTGTGAAGCCGTCTCCGACTAAGTTGCCATCAGAAACGTCTTCTCCAGAAGACCCATCGACACCTCCGCCATCGAATGTCGACGATTCGGATAGCCAGGCGCCTGCAAGCCCGCCGCCAGCAACGCCAGAGGATACGAGTTCCAAGGAGCCATCGACTACCAAGACGGGAAGCGTACAGTCGCCGTCAACCTCAAGTTCTTCATTCCTTGGGCTAACGCTTGATCCGACCGAAGGTGCAAGCCTGTCAGCCTCGATAACTGAATAA